A DNA window from Enoplosus armatus isolate fEnoArm2 chromosome 9, fEnoArm2.hap1, whole genome shotgun sequence contains the following coding sequences:
- the LOC139290644 gene encoding m-AAA protease-interacting protein 1, mitochondrial — protein sequence MQRITSLAACRELGGLAACSPGVCAWKRGPTCSEQPAVHRQWARGCVRPARPFTAEPGAAARRRFVFAGQKHRLFSSQPGADEPPRVSGGQPAISVVGIPDPITWIRCKVIMYLIDLYFELDFNCVEFDRGVKQALVHVSSMMSSGRYHRLVGIVSHEMIDYVEKRCRSLTDAQRRQLAVTLDDIVFMLPEDVSVVFDQYGRKFCFVVMRFWFLSTHEGPDDPEGTRIFKVAACEDGGPQKKIATAVYEFHRELTKGASPDWTVKTVWHWHWKQAE from the exons ATGCAGCGGATCACCAGCCTCGCTGCATGCCGGGAGCTCGGCGGCCTCGCAGCCTGCTCACCCGGGGTCTGCGCCTGGAAGAGGGGCCCGACCTGCAGCGAGCAGCCGGCAGTGCACCGGCAGTGGGCCAGGGGGTGTGTGCGTCCTGCGCGTCCTTTCACCGCGGAGCCCGGAGCGGCGGCCCGGAGGAGGTTCGTGTTCGCCGGTCAGAAACACAGACTGTTCAGCTCTCAGCCTGGAGCCGACGAGCCGCCGCGGGTCTCCGGTGGTCAGCCCGCTATCTCCGTGGTCGGCATCCCGGACCCGATCACATGGATCCGGTGTAAAGTCATCATGTATCTCATCGATCTGTACTTTGAGTTAGACTTCAACTGTGTGGAGTTTGACAGAGGAGTAAAGCAG GCTTTGGTCCACGTCTCCAGCATGATGTCCAGTGGCAGATACCACAGGCTGGTGGGGATAGTGTCCCATGAG aTGATAGACTACGTTGAGAAGAGGTGCAGGTCTCTCACCGACGCTCAGAGACGGCAGCTTGCCGTCACATTGGATGATATTGTATTTATGCTGCCGGAGGACGTGTCTGTCGTCTTTGATCAATACG GTAGAAAGTTCTGCTTCGTCGTCATGAGGTTTTGGTTCTTGTCAACACACGAAGGCCCCGATGACCCCGAGGGCACGAGGATTTTCAAAGTGGCCGCCTGTGAAGACGGCGGCCCACAGAAGAAAATAGCGACAGCAGTCTATGA